The genomic window CACTGAGACTCAGACTGCTGGTAGATGGGAACCAATTACCAGTTCACACTGCAATGTGTCTCTCCGTTTACTctaaaagcaatacaagcaaaagcataCAATAAGGAATCTCTCTGCttagaggaaacaggatggagaaCTTGACTCTCAGAAAAACCAACCCCAAGAACAAACTCAATTCAAACGTCTGAATGGAGTTTGAAAGCCACGTCCCAGCGGGCTGAAAAATCTAAGTCTGCTTTGGGACAGATACATTCAAATCTGCCCTGTCACAACAcaatttaacagcagctttaacaAGAAAGATACAACCGGAATGCCTCCGTAAACCAACAGCCACAAAGAAGGTGAACACACTGAAACCCCTCCCAAAGAACACAACGCGTTATGGCTACTTACCCAAGGTCTGTCTTGCCGGTAGCTTTAACTCCTCTAACAGGGACTCTCCTAACAGTTACCGATGAGTTCCCCGGAATCAGGGCATTGTCATCTGTGTATTCTGGAAACAACatcaatacagagaaagcatcagtcAGTTCGTAAGAGTGATATTAATATGTCATGACATAGCACTTCAGGGAATCCCTTTACAGATAGAAAAGCAACACTTTACACACAGCGTCATGCTTTTATCATGTCCACACACTCACGGcacctttccagaaatcttcaggtctgatagtcaaacacaagcagcaaaatcttttccatttgttttgaatCCGTTTcaatgccaacagcaaaatggTCTCTAAAGTCACTAAAGCAGAGTCTGCTACAACATGAGGCTCTTTCCTGATCTaactttcattgcttttgctcctgttaGCTTACAAAACCCTAGAACATGTCTCTATAATAGTGAGCACGGAAGaggacacccccaccctgcctcccaccttttcaaacacatcccaaccatccattttgccttccccaccatcttcaaaaagagtccaccatctctttttttccccccccagtgatgtttaaaatcctgtttacttTCAGCTTCTATTAGCATTGCTTCTATTACGAGATTTCTGTGATCACGCGGCCCGGAAAAATCTGAACAAGTTGGCCATCTTCACTCAAGGTTCACTGAAGGGTCTTTCCAAGATCATGTCAACATTTAGTCAGGACTCCTGCACCAAGTTATAAAACCCACGACCGTATCTCCACAGGGAAGATCTCCAAGAACCCCCTTTAGGCAGAACATCCTGGCCgagttctttccttcatcttctgaaggtgACTTTAGGCACGCAGATGCTGTTCAACAAAAACGGAAATTCACGGTTAtgtataaaaccccaaaatctggcATACACGTGTATGACACTGAAATGTATTCCTTAGCTTTGCTCTGACAACCACTGggggatttttgcatttccacagggAAGACACCCTTACAGAAGTTCCAGTAAGTATCTGTGTCACCACCTGTGCATCTGCCTCTACCTGCATGTCTATCTCTACCGCCGTATGACACGCGACCCCGTAACACCCCCAAGACCCCTAACACCGTGCTGTTAAGTCTCCTCACAGATACTCTCCTGAACATACTTTACCTATCTGTAGGTAAACAGCGTGTTTAGGTCCAACCACTGGAAAGGCTGGGGCCAAAGTTACAGTTACCACAGCAGGCATGTCATTCTGTTTAAGTTTTAATACAACAaacaggaagagggaaaaaacctaTGAGTAcacattgtaaagaaaagactgttgtgagaatgtcacagaaccacaggaaaaaaagaaaaaaaaccccaaccgataaaatttgaatgtttaagGAATGGAAACAGTTTccaagtctttttatttctgtcatatcCCAAAGTCTTTAATCACATGCAAGCTTTGCCAGACGGTAGATTACCAAACTGAAACAGCACACTAAGTAATACGAAACCATTACCGTCTCTGAGAATCAAGCACCATTTCTGAGATTCAAAAGAACTTAGGGCTTCTCGAAGAACATTTTTAGGTATATTCACCATAACTGATCTGCCATAAAACTTCAGTATTGCCCTGACACCGTTTAAACACGcagtaccaggaaaaaaatgcaccgtttgaaagaaaagaagaaatgatgcCCAATagcatctgaatgaaaatgtctttggtgtAGCAAAGAAGCTGTATTGGCAAGAAATGCCAAGTATACTTTAGACAGAACGCTCGTCTACAAGATGGCTTTCCAGGGTCTGCATAGATTCTCACTCACAGATACACTCTTGATCCCAAACGTTGCTactgagcagtttctgcagcagccaagcaccacttTTCCAATGCGGTGGAGTAAAAGTGgctgaagacaaatttcagtcaccaaacccacttttttccccttcaaattaGCCATCCACTCCTTTTCTATCAcgttcagccttctctgccggctttcaaagaaatctggcaGGTTTGTGATGACAAGGCATTGTCCCACATTCCCTTATCGTTTTACCTAGAAGGGTTCCCAGAAACCAAACCTCTTCCACGCGCGGTGTCGCACACGGACCCCGtacgctgctgtgcctggctgcgcACACAGCCCTGACGGCCAGCTGCCAGCGCACAACCAcggaagagcagctctgaggccccAGCACAAGTCACCGCTGCCGGCCGCGGCCCAACCGCCTCACTGGGCGCCTGCGCCACCGCCAGCCGGCCGGTCCCCGCatcccgcgcccgccgcccccacgCACCTTCCATGGTCTGGGCGCTGGTGACCTGCAGGTCGCAGCGGGTCGCCTTCAGCCTCTCGCGGCCCATGATCTGGCGCCTGAGGTCGCGCAGGGAGATGTGGGGGCCGTGAAAGGTGACCACATCAgagctcagcctggaggagaactTGTAGTGGACACACGACATGGCCGGGGCCAGGCGGTGCCCGCTCCGCGATGGCACCTCACGCAGCAGCTGGCCTCGCGGCCCCCACAGCAGGTCAGGGCCCAccgaggggctggggccagcagcgcGGGCTGAGCCCGCCGGCTCCTCCTCGCAGCCCCGGTGGGAGGACGATGGCGACAGGCCCTGGCTCGGCCTCCGCTCCCTCCTCGCACCAGCGCTGCCAGGCCAAGCTGCTCGCTATGGCAACCCGGGCGGCTCCGCATTGTGACAGAGGGGCTCAGGGGGCCACTCAGCGCCCCTGGGGGAGGGGCCTTCATCAGCCCCCGCCTGGGCCGCCggtgtccctgctgtcccccagcctgtcACCGCCCCGTGCCCTGTTACCCCCCCCAGGGCTGCGGTGTCCCTCTTGTCACCCCCTGGGGCCTTCACCACCCAGCGTCACCTGTCAGCCCCTGCGCCTCTGGTGGCTCTCCCAACGGCCCTGGGCACATCACCGCCCCGTGCCCTGTCacccccccaggctgtcacggcctgctgtcccctcctgtcacccccaggctgtcatggcctcctgtcccctcctgtcaccccccaggctgtcactgcctgctgtcccctccggTAACCCCCAGGCCTGTCCCCGCCTACtgtcccctcctctccccccccaggctgtcactgcctgctgtcccctcctgtcaccccccaggcctGTCCCCGCCTACTGTCCCTTCCTGTCACCCTCCACactgccactgcctgctgtcccctcctctcaccccccaggctgtcactgcctgctgtcccctttggacaattacctttgtccgaCTTCCAACCAACATTCTGCGGATCGCAGCACTCTATCGGCTTGTCTCCTCCTGCGACCACAACGTCCTCACCCAGAGGCTCTTTCTGCATCACCGAAGAGAACG from Falco naumanni isolate bFalNau1 unplaced genomic scaffold, bFalNau1.pat scaffold_272_arrow_pat_ctg1, whole genome shotgun sequence includes these protein-coding regions:
- the LOC121082089 gene encoding E3 ubiquitin-protein ligase RBBP6-like; protein product: MSCVHYKFSSRLSSDVVTFHGPHISLRDLRRQIMGRERLKATRCDLQVTSAQTMEEYTDDNALIPGNSSVTVRRVPVRGVKATGKTDLGSRTEPASRTSKEVCKNAS